Proteins from a genomic interval of Odontesthes bonariensis isolate fOdoBon6 chromosome 7, fOdoBon6.hap1, whole genome shotgun sequence:
- the slc25a22a gene encoding mitochondrial glutamate carrier 1, translated as MADKQISLPAKLINGGIAGLIGVTCVFPIDLAKTRLQNQQNGSRLYTNMSDCLIKTIRSEGYFGMYRGAAVNLTLVTPEKAIKLAANDFFRHHLSKDGKLTLVKEMLAGCGAGTCQVIVTTPMEMLKIQLQDAGRIAAQRKLMPETVAAGTVEAKSQTAMQLTRQLLREKGIAGLYKGLGATLLRDVPFSIIYFPLFANLNNLGKKDGEGPAPFYVSFMSGCLAGSTAAVAVNPVDVIKTRLQSLNRGSTEDTYNGVTDCIRKIMRNEGPSAFLKGAYCRALVIAPLFGIAQTVYFFGVGEFILSLLPKKDN; from the exons ATGGCTGACAAGCAGATCAG TTTGCCTGCCAAATTGATCAATGGGGGGATCGCTGGCCTGATTGGAGTGACCTGTGTGTTTCCCATTGACCTGGCCAAGACCCGCCTGCAAAACCAGCAAAATGGATCTCGCCTTTACACCAACAT GTCAGATTGCCTTATTAAGACCATCCGGTCAGAGGGTTATTTTGGGATGTACAGAG GGGCTGCGGTGAACTTAACGCTTGTCACGCCGGAGAAAGCTATCAAACTAGCTGCTAATGACTTCTTCAGACACCACCTCTCCAAGGATGG AAAACTCACTCTGGTCAAAGAGATGCTGGCGGGGTGTGGGGCAGGCACGTGCCAG GTTATTGTAACAACTCCTATGGAGATGTTGAAAATCCAGCTCCAGGACGCTGGAAGAATCG CTGCTCAGAGGAAGCTCATGCCAGAGACAGTGGCAGCAGGTACCGTGGAGGCAAAGTCCCAAACAGCCATGCAGCTGACCAGACAACTACTGAGGGAAAAGGGCATCGCTGGGCTTTATAAAGGCCTTGGTGCCACGTTGCTCAG ggaTGTTCCTTTCTCCATCATCTATTTCCCCCTTTTCGCCAACCTGAACAACCTGGGGAAAAAAGATGGCGAGGGCCCAGCTCCTTTCTACGTGTCGTTTATGTCGGGCTGCCTTGCAGGAAGCACAGCGGCTGTTGCTGTCAACCCTGTTGATG TTATAAAGACTAGGCTGCAGTCCCTGAACCGAGGGAGTACAGAAGACACCTACAATGGAGTGACTGACTGTATCAG GAAAATCATGCGCAATGAGGGTCCGTCAGCCTTCCTGAAGGGAGCCTACTGTCGAGCCCTGGTCATTGCTCCTCTGTTTGGCATTGCACAGACGGTCTACTTCTTTGGTGTGGGTGAATTTATCCTCAGCCTCTTACCTAAAAAAGACAACTAA
- the pidd1 gene encoding uncharacterized protein pidd1: MERNSEDDAALDEEGEDKESGGNTKPSKSEDGDVGVTRACNPKRTASKAPGISTQMLAREIRGRLENQDEDKSEKETGPRKSHDVGTKGQAEAAEPERDTPSISPSSFVDTCDPSISSLSSSSCSSSFHPFHFSSSSSSSCPSVLSLTPPLPPSAELSAVLTDTRLTLDVYQGGAAALPLLWGSIPGQLRGVQYLRLGSEDKPGLDGALDVLPHLTQLCSLAIRGHCLYDSQCEPLPGLLTTLPTSVSCLSRLVHLDLSFNQLSCLPSCLLSLPLLSSLLLSHNQISALPPEIAQLSSLTYLSLLGNKLVSLPPSLDQLKALQRLDVSHNLLRELPGEIGSLGELVKLELSHNKLKQLPESMGSLFSLRELGIYSNDLRLIPHCLNQLPLLKIDARDNPLGKPPTPPPPPPTPDTAGTNIPELHLAFNQHSFFVSSGGCHVFLPGGTELLFPPGCLLKTTRLRWTERRPDRKWVWLEEHDILLSRPLELRPHGIEFLKPVEVCVPYHRTKRREVVVRRFDGESWSTLPTDLRRGSDSHSSHPGGRPARLACCSVSHFSWFMAVSRPVQDSCSVTPAGALLVSSCDPGIKLHFPPDSTVQTRTITLQVVQVSESELQTVCGDPQARVSPLLCLSQSPSLNFLQPVKVQIPLPPGVTGHTADMTCLHLLHGDPTAQTWTDITSQVSLYVTHLYAIFYITHFSWYWLWYTTQRCVSGVVRKVYQRLKQFKVQFLVLQRKADPSQVLLQCLPSNKIEVRVQSLSEQYDGPQPSELCDLLEGEQFFAGFERGLDISTDSPDCVGGRLCFVFYSSLKNLKEVYICPAQDQKGPVRGQVSFYRGEIPSNLPEEVARKRKGLDSQWLATLPLRLPVGSSDTSNFFLHISCYKTFFFCTLTDCHLCVRT; this comes from the exons ATGGAGAGAAATAGTGAAGATGACGCTGCTCTCGATGAGGAGGGTGAAGACAAGGAATCCGGTGGGAATACAAAACCCAGCAAGTCAGAGGATGGAGATGTCGGGGTTACACGTGCATGTAACCCAAAAAGGACAGCATCTAAAGCTCCAGGCATCTCCACACAAATGCTGGCTCGTGAGATCCGGGGGAGACTTGAGAACCAGGATGAGGATaagtcagagaaggagacaggACCGAGGAAATCACATGATGTGGGGACTAAAGGCCAAGCAGAAGCAGCTGAGCCAGAGAGGGATACTCCATCCATTTCTCCCTCCAGCTTTGTGGATACATGTGATCCCTCCATATCAAGCCTCTCATCCTCCTCTTGCTCCTCCAGTTTTCatccttttcatttttcctcctcctcctcctcttcctgccCCTCTGTCTTGTCTCTGACTCCACCCTTGCCTCCCTCTGCGGAGCTCTCAGCTGTGCTGACTGATACAAGACTGACCCTGGATGTGTACCAGGGAGGAGCCGCTGCTTTGCCCTTGTTATGGGGGTCCATCCCAGGGCAGCTGAGAGGCGTCCAGTACCTGAGACTGGGATCAGAGGATAAACCAGGGCTGGATGGGGCACTGGATGTTCTACCCCATCTGACACAGCTGTGCTCTCTGGCCATTAGAG GACACTGCCTTTATGACTCCCAGTGCGAGCCCCTGCCTGGCCTCCTCACCACTTTGCCCACATCTGTGTCCTGCCTCTCTCGTTTGGTGCACTTGGATCTCTCCTTCAACCAGCTCTCCTGTCTCCCATCCTGCCTGCTTAGCCTACCTCTGCTATCCTCGCTGCTTCTCAGTCACAACCAGATCTCAGCATTGCCCCCGGAGATAGCCCAGCTGTCCTCCCTAACCTATCTCTCCCTCCTGGGGAACAAGTTGGTGTCTCTTCCCCCGAGTCTGGATCAGCTGAAAGCACTGCAGCGACTTGACGTGTCACACAACCTCCTCCGGGAGCTACCTGGTGAAATTGGGTCTCTTGGGGAGCTTGTTAAGCTGGAACTGTCCCACAACAAACTGAAGCAGCTGCCAGAGAGCATGG GCTCTCTATTTTCTCTCAGGGAACTTGGTATCTACAGCAATGACCTCCGCCTGATCCCACATTGTCTGAACCAACTGCCTCTGCTTAAAATAGATGCTCGTGACAATCCTTTGGGAAAACCTCCAACACCGCCTCCTCCCCCCCCTACACCTG ATACGGCAGGCACAAACATTCCTGAGTTGCACCTTGCATTTAATCAGCACAG TTTCTTTGTTTCGTCTGGTGGGTGCCACGTGTTTCTCCCTGGAGGGACTGAGCTGCTGTTCCCCCCGGGCTGCCTGCTGAAAACCACCAGACTGAGATGGACTGAGAGAAGGCCAGACAGAAAGTGGGTGTGGCTGGAGGAACATGACATCCTATTGAGTCGTCCCCTGGAGCTGCGTCCTCATGGAATTGAATTTCTGAAG CCTGTGGAGGTGTGTGTGCCGTATCATCGGACAAAAAGACGGGAGGTGGTCGTGCGGCGGTTTGATGGAGAGTCTTGGAGCACTCTGCCCACCGATCTAAGGAGAGGAAGTGACAGCCATAGCAGTCATCCCGGTGGACGTCCAGCCAGG CTGGCGTGCTGCTCAGTGAGCCACTTCTCCTGGTTCATGGCAGTGTCCCGACCAGTACAGGACAGTTGCTCCGTCACACCAGCAGGAGCCCTTCTGGTGTCGAGCTGTGACCCTGGAATCAAGCTCCACTTCCCCCCAGACTCCACCGTGCAGACTCGCACTATAACTTTACAG GTGGTGCAGGTGTCGGAGTCAGAGTTGCAGACAGTATGTGGTGATCCTCAGGCCAGAGTCAGCCccctcctctgtctctcccAGTCTCCCAGCTTAAATTTCCTGCAGCCAGTTAAAGTTCAGATCCCTCTGCCGCCTGGAGTCACAG GCCACACAGCTGACATGACCTGCTTGCATCTGCTCCACGGAGATCCCACGGCCCAAACCTGGACTGACATCACATCCCAAGTGTCTCTCTATGTTACCCATTTGTATGCCATTTTCTATATCACACACTTCTCCTG GTACTGGCTGTGGTACACCACGCAGCGCTGTGTTAGTGGAGTTGTCAGGAAGGTCTATCAAAGgctaaaacagttcaaagtgcagTTCCTCGTCCTCCAGCGCAAGGCGGATCCCTCCCAAGTTTTGCTGCAGTGCTTGCCTTCTAACAAG ATAGAGGTTAGGGTGCAGTCTTTGTCCGAGCAGTACGATGGACCCCAGCCTTCAGAGCTGTGTGACCTGCTGGAAGGAGAGCAGTTCTTTGCTGGCTTTGAGAGAGGCTTGGATATCAGCACAG ACAGCCCGGACTGTGTGGGGGGGCggctttgttttgtgttctaCTCCAGCCTGAAAAATCTAAAGGAAGTGTACATCTGTCCAGCTCAGGATCAGAAGGGACCAGTGAGGGGACAG GTGTCTTTCTACAGAGGGGAGATTCCCAGCAATCTTCCTGAGGAAGTGGCTCGAAAGAGGAAGGGACTtgacagccagtggcttgctaCTTTACCTTTAAGACTTCCTGTCGGTTCAAGTGACACATCAAATTTTTTCTTGCATATTTCATGttataaaaccttttttttttgtacattaaCTGATTGTCATTTGTGCGTTCGAACATAA